One Synechococcus elongatus PCC 11801 genomic window carries:
- a CDS encoding ParA family protein — translation MTITAAFVSLSGGQGKTTSLVLTAAELAQRGYSVLVIDLDLQADATVAIAPEAEGSGIAGVLLGKSLLAEAIRPTDLENVSILPATRHLEQIPVWLSGKGAPAFLLAQRLELSSQTFDIVLIDTPANKSLIHAAAIGAANAVICPVEASSKGIGAWERTQELLDELREERATQAELLAVIPCRARRVGANLVRRCALALELLSEELGEIRVAPVWESEEVANAAANGRLPDTVIIEPYRQVVDRLLSTGQ, via the coding sequence ATGACAATCACAGCTGCCTTCGTTTCGCTCTCAGGCGGGCAGGGCAAAACGACCTCTCTCGTGCTCACTGCTGCTGAACTTGCCCAGCGCGGTTACTCCGTCTTGGTGATTGATCTCGACTTACAAGCTGATGCCACTGTCGCGATCGCACCCGAGGCTGAGGGTTCAGGGATTGCTGGGGTTTTATTAGGCAAGTCTTTACTAGCTGAAGCTATACGTCCTACTGATTTAGAAAATGTCTCGATTCTGCCTGCCACAAGACATTTAGAACAGATTCCCGTTTGGCTAAGTGGCAAAGGTGCTCCAGCTTTTCTTCTGGCGCAGCGTTTAGAGCTGTCTTCCCAGACTTTTGATATTGTCCTAATTGACACTCCGGCTAATAAATCTCTGATTCATGCTGCAGCGATCGGGGCGGCAAATGCTGTGATCTGCCCCGTGGAAGCCTCTAGTAAAGGGATTGGAGCTTGGGAAAGAACTCAAGAATTACTAGATGAGCTGCGCGAAGAAAGGGCAACACAGGCTGAACTTCTTGCTGTAATCCCCTGTCGCGCTAGGCGAGTTGGTGCCAATTTGGTACGACGTTGCGCCTTAGCTTTAGAACTCCTGAGTGAAGAGTTAGGAGAAATTCGGGTCGCGCCAGTTTGGGAAAGTGAAGAGGTTGCCAATGCTGCTGCAAACGGTCGCTTGCCTGATACCGTCATCATTGAGCCTTATCGCCAAGTTGTCGATCGTCTGTTGAGTACAGGACAATGA